In Musa acuminata AAA Group cultivar baxijiao chromosome BXJ2-3, Cavendish_Baxijiao_AAA, whole genome shotgun sequence, the following proteins share a genomic window:
- the LOC135606578 gene encoding uncharacterized protein LOC135606578 codes for MAEELDSRAQLAREICSISSMFTACAHRSRSPRRPPFVDWYLVLRVDEEAGIDVIRRQYRRLALQLHPDKNRHPKAEAAFKVVSEAYECLSDEVARRAFNSERQDKFCRECHSNSERQKAGVRTKLRRAVAALREAKKRFQEECRVIESCLEANKATQAGSPLFDPSVYLLYDGYPHYRDRVLVNPREQEQQFQCGDGDNHRRKGRCESPLYEIRTERRTGRTMKSSFRF; via the exons ATGGCGGAGGAGCTGGACAGCAGAGCACAGCTCGCGAGGGAGATATGCTCCATATCATCCATGTTCACCGCTTGCGCCCACCGCAGCCGCTCGCCCCGGCGACCACCCTTCGTTGACTGGTATCTCGTTCTCAGA GTCGATGAAGAGGCCGGAATCGATGTCATACGCAGGCAATATCGTCGGCTGG CGTTGCAGCTTCATCCAGACAAGAACAGACACCCCAAGGCTGAAGCTGCATTCAAGGTCGTCTCTGAG GCATATGAATGCTTGTCAGATGAAGTTGCAAGAAGAGCCTTCAACTCCGAGAGGCAAGACAAGTTCTGCAGGGAGTGCCATAGCAACTCAGAGAGGCAAAAGGCTGGAGTTCGAACAAAGCTGAGAAGAGCTGTGGCAGCTCTCAGAGAAGCTAAGAAGAGATTCCAAGAGGAGTGCAGAGTGATAGAAAGCTGCTTGGAAGCCAACAAAGCAACCCAAGCAGGATCACCGCTCTTTGATCCCTCTGTCTACCTGCTCTACGATGGCTATCCACACTACCGCGATCGGGTACTCGTGAACCCACGAGAGCAGGAGCAGCAGTTCCAGTGCGGAGATGGCGACAACCACAGAAGAAAAGGCAGATGCGAGTCACCTCTTTACGAGATCAGAACGGAGCGCAGAACAGGAAGAACAATGAAGAGTAGTTTCAGATTCTGA